The following nucleotide sequence is from Mycobacterium sp. Z3061.
CGCCGTTACCCCACAAGATCCCGCCCGGCCCGCCGGCCTGGCCGGTCCCCGGGGTTCCATTTCTGCCGTTGCCGATCAGCGGGCGCCCCAACAACGCGTTGAAGGGCGCATTGATCGCGCTCAGGAGGTCCTGCTCGAGGGATTGCAACGACGCGGCATTGGCCGCCTCCGCGGTCGCATATGCTCCTGCCCCCGCGTTGAGGGCCTGTACAAAGCGCTGCTGGAACGAAGCGACTTCCGCGCTGATCGCCTGATAGGCCTGCCCGTGCTCGCCCAACAGCGCCGCGATGGCCGCCGACACCTCATCCGCGCCCGCGGCCAGCAACGTCGTGGTCGAACCCGCCGCCGCCGCGTTGGCCCTGGTGACCGACGAGCCGATGTGCACCACGTCCGAAGCCGCCGCCAGAACCACCTCCGGCGCCGCGCTGACAAACGACATTCCGCACCTCCGAGCAACCTGTGCCGCAAAATCTCCGAACGAGAATGACCGGCGCTTGTCCGCAGGTCAACAGGTTCGAATGAATTGCGACGAACGCCTGCCGGCAGCGGCCGAATGACGTCTCACAGATATTCTTTGAGCTGCGATAATCCCGGGCCAGCGCGATCTTTCTGTCTTACTTTGAGATGAAGTTTTTGACGCTCCGGCGCACGACGGGAGAACGGCCCGAGACATTTACCGGCATGCTGTCAGCAAATTTTTCAGCGGAGCCAGGATCCCGTCCGTTCAGGGTTGCGTGCCAGCGGTCAGCTGGGGAAAAGCACGCTCAGAGCGTGGGAACGAACCCGCCGTCGATCCGGTAGTCGGAGCCGCTGATGTTGCCCGCGCGCTCGCTGGCCAGAAACAGCACGAGGTCGGCGATTTGTTGCGGGGTGGTGAAGCGACCGGTGGGCGTGTCTTCCAGAATGTTTGCCAGCACGTCGTCGGCGAGTTCCCCGTTCGCCTCGGCCAGCCCCTCCGCCAGGCCGCCTTCCGTCCACTTTTCGGTCAGCACCAGTCCCGGGCTGATCGAGTTGACCCGAATGTTCAACGGCCCCAATTCTTTTGATAAAGCCTTGGCCAGGTTGGTGACGGCGGCCTTGGTGGCGCAATAGTCGTAGGTCACCGCGCCGGGGTAGTAGGCGTTGATCGACCCGATGATCACGATGGACCCGCCGCCGCGCCGGTGGATCTCGGGCAGCGCCGCGCGGGTGGGCCGCACGACCGCCATCATGTTCAGATCCCACGAGGCCTGCCAGTCTTCGTCGGTGATGCCCACGAACCCGGCCGGGCGTGGCGTGGCACCACCGACGTTGTTGACCAGGATGTCGATCCCGCCTCGACGGGCGGCGGCCGCGATCAGCTCCTGCGCACCGTCCGGCCGCGACAGGTCGACCGACACGTAGGTGACTTGCCCGGCTTCTTCCATGGCCAGTAGATCCTTGCCCGGCGTGCGTGACCCGGCCACCACATAGGCGCCCGCGCCGACGAGTGCTTTTGTGATCGCCAGACCAATGCCCTTGCTGGCGCCCGTGACAACGGCCGTCTTACCCGCCAGATGCAGATCCATCTCACCCGCTTCGCCGGTCCCCGGCTCACAGAATATGCACGCGACGGCGTGTCGGGTCCGGTTATCTCATTTCTTGCGGTCGGTATCCCGCGACGGCTGCACCCGTTTGGGTTCGCCCGGCATCTTCGGGTAGTTCGGCGGATAGGGCATGTCACCCAGCCCGCGCTCCTCGTCTGCCTCGACCATCTCCAGCAACACCGCGATCGACTGGGCGTCATCGTCCATGCCGGCCCACGGATCGTCGCGGCGCGCAACCAGGTCGGGGACGGTCGCCATGGTGTAGTCGTCCGGGTCGGCGGCGGCCAGCTCGTCCCAGGACAGTGGCATCGAGACGGTCGCGATCGGGGTGCGCCGCACCGAATACGGCGAGGCCATGGTGCGGTCCCGGGCGTTCTGGTTGAAGTCGATGAAGATGCGCTCGCCGCGTTCTTCCTTCCACCACGAGGTGGTCACCCGCTCCGGAGCACGGCGCTCGACCTCGCGCGCCAGGGCGATACCGGCCCGGCGCACCGCGATGAAATCCCAGTCGGTGGCGATCCGCAGGTACACGTGGACGCCGCGTCCCCCGGACGTCTTCACGTAACCCGTCAACCCGAGCTCGGCGAGCAGCGGCCGCAGCACCTCGACGGCGACCGTCCGCGCGTCCTCGAACCCGGTTCCCGGCTGCGGGTCCAGATCGATCCGCAACTCGTCGGGATGCTCGGTGTCGGGGCAACGCACCTGCCAGGGGTGCAGCGTGACGGTGCCCATCTGTGCCGCCCACACGATCGCGGCGGGCTGGGTGACCATCAGCGCGTCCGCGGTCCGGCCGGACGGGAAGGTCACCCGGCAGGTCTGCAGATAGTCGGGATGATGCTTGGGCACCCGTTTCTGGTAGATCTCCTCGCCGTCGATGCCGTCGGGGAAACGCTGCAGATGGGTGGGGCGGTCGCGTAGCGGGGCGAGCATCGGCCCCTGGGACACGGCCGCGTAGTAGTCGATCAGCCGGCCCTTGGTGCCGTTGGAGCCGAGCTTGGGGAAGTAGACCTTGTCACGATTGGTCACCCGAACGGCGATGCCGTCGATGTCGAGTTCTTCTGCTGCGGCAGCCATATCCACAGTCCAGCATGCCGCACGCCAGAATGAACCAATGGACTTACCCGTCATGCCGCCGATTTCGCCGATGCTGGCCAAGTCAATCAAGGGAATTCCGCCGGATGCGTCCTACGAGCCGAAGTGGGATGGCTTCCGGTCCATCTGTTTTCGCGACGGTGTGGGTGTAGAGCTGGGCAGCCGCAACGAGCGGCCGTTGACCCGCTACTTTCCCGAGCTGGTCGCGGCGGCGCAGGCCGAGTTGCCGCCGCGCTGCGTCATCGACGGTGAGATCGTCATAGCAACAGCTCGCGGCCTGGATTTCGAAGCGCTGCAACAGCGTATCCACCCGGCCGATTCGAGGGTGCGGATGCTCGCCGAGCAGACACCGGCTGCGTTCATCGCGTTCGACCTGCTGGCCCTGGGCGACGACGACTACACCAGACGCCCGTTCAGCGAGCGGCGCGCGGCGCTGGCCGGGGCGCTGGCCGACTCCGGCCCGTCCTTCCACGTCACACCGGCGACCACGGACCGGGCCGTCGCGCAGCGCTGGTTCGCAGAGTTCGAGGGCGCCGGTCTGGACGGCGTGATCGCCAAGCCGCTGACCGTCACCTATCAGCCGGACAAGCGCGTCATGTTCAAGGTCAAGCACGAACGCACCGCGGACTGCGTGGTCGCCGGCTACCGGGTCCATAAATCCGGCGGCGACGCGGTCGGCTCGCTGCTGCTCGGGTTGTACCAGGACGACGGGCAACTCGCCTCGGTCGGTGTGATCGGCGCCTTCCCCATGGCCGAGCGCCGACGCCTGTTCGGCGATTTGCAGGCACTGGTCACCAGCTTCGACGAGCACCCCTGGAACTGGGCCGCACACGAATCCGGCGAACGCACTCCCCGCAAGAATGAGGGATCTCGCTGGAATGCCGGCAAGGACTTGTCCTTCGTGCCGCTGCGGCCCGAGCGGGTGGTCGAGGTGCGCTACGACCACATGGAGGGCGCGCGCTTCCGCCATACCGCTCAGTTCAACCGGTGGCGTCCCGACCGCGACCCGCGCTCGTGCACCTACGAACAGCTGGAGCAACCGCTGACCTTCAGCCTGGGCGACATTGTGCCCGGCCTGGGTGAGAAGTAGTTCTCGAAGCGGCGCTCGAGTCGTACGGTAGAGCACATGCGGCCGTCACAGCGACCGGACGTATCCCCGGCTTCCATCCCCGCGGACCTGCGTGCGCGGGTGATGCCGGCAGTGCTTGACGAGCTGGCACGTTGGGGCGTCGAACGATTCAGCGTGGAAGCCATGGCGGAGCGACACCGCCTGGATGTGGCAGCGATCTATCACTATTGGGGCAACCGCCAACAACTGATCGTCGATGCCGCGGTGCGCGATGCCGACGTGTTCCGCTCGGCGCTGGATACCGGGTCGTTGCGCGGTGACCTCCTTGCTCTCGCCCGCACCCTCGCCGCGGATGTCAACACGCCGATCGGCCGCACCTTCCACCGGGTGATGGTGATGGACAGCCGTGCCGGACATCACGACGGCGAGACTCGGATGATGTTCTGGCAGAGGCGTTTCAGTGTCCTCCGCTCGGTTATCGACCGGGCCCGGGAACGTGGCGAACTGCGGGATGGCGTGCACACCGTGGCGGCGATCCAGATCGTGACGGCCCCGATCTACGTCCGCAGCCTGTACATGGAGGATCCCGTCGACGACGGCTACTGCGTGGCGATCGCCGACCTGGCATGGCATGCGCTGCGCAAACAATGACGGGTCCGGGCACCCGCGGCCTTTAGGATGACGAAATGCTGCACGTCTCCGCACTGTTCGTTCCGCGTAATGCCGCGTTCAACGAACAGGGCGCCATCGATGCCATGTCCATACCCATGGCGTGGTTCCAGGTTGATCAAATGCCTTTGTGGGCAACGGTCCCGGTCGTTCTGGTAGTCCACGCACCGGCGGGCGGCGATTACGACCCGGAGATTCACGTCGTCTGCAAGGACCCGTCGGGGGCTCCCCGTGGATCGCTGCGGGCGGCGTGGCACTGGCCGGACGATGGCAATCGCGCCTCCAAGTACCGGTGCTTCACTCAAGAACTCTCCTTCCCGGTGGAGACCGAGGGCGAGTACACCCTCGGGGTCTACTACGACGCCGAGGGCAAGTTCGAACTTTCCACGCCGGTGCCGATGTCGATCCTGCTGGCCGAGACGGAGCAGCCCGCGGACAGCGGCGAAACAAGTTTCAGCGAGCCTGCCGAATAGGCTGGCGCGCGGCCCCGGCACCCTTAAGATGTCGCAATGCATGTAGCCGCTTTACTCGTGGCGGGCTCCGCCAACATCGACGATTCCGCGATCGACGCCACCCGCGTGCCGATCACCAGCTACGAGGTCAACCAGACCCCGGTGTGGCTGACGGTCCCTCTCGTACTGGTGGTGCACGCACCCTCCGGTGGTGATTTCGACCCGGAGTTGTTCATCGTCTGCAAGGACCCCGGCGGGACGATCCGGGGCACGGTCCGCTCCGCGTGGCAATGGCCGGACGAGGACAAGCCGTCCAAGTACCGGTGTTTCACTCCCCAGCTGTCGTTCGCGATCGAGACCACGGGCGAGTACACCATCGGTGCTTACCACGACGCCGAAGCGCTGCGGCCGCTCGCCACTCCGATACCGCTGATGATCAACATGGCCGGGGTGCGACCCGGACGTAACGGCAGCTAGACCGCCGGGGCACCCGGGCAGTAGCGGGTGTTCCCTCCGAACCCGAAGTGCCGCAAGGTCTCTCGGTACACGCTGGTGAGATCGGGACCCTACTCCCCGGCCGGGGCCTGGGTCGGTTCGTCGAATTCCGGGCCGCGCCAACGCAACGTCTGGAGAGCGACCGCAACGGCAACCAGGTTCTGCTCGAGGGGGCGGGGCAGCAGCTGCTGAGCAGCTTCCAAGCGGTGCAACAACGTGTTGCGATGGGTGTGCAACGATTTCGCCGCTCGCGAGGCGTTGCATCCGGAGTTGATGTACGTCAACACGGTCGCGTGCATCGCGGGACTGGCGGACGCGAATTCTCCCAGCGTGTTCTCGATGAATGCCGTTGCACCCGAGGCATTTTCGGTGACCAATCCGACCAGCTGCAGCTCGGCGAACTGCGCGACCCGGCGGCGGGAAAGCAATCGCAGCGCCAGGCGCTGGGTGGTCACGGCGTCGCGGTGACTGCGGGCGAACCCGTCGATACCCGGCGCGGTGCTCCCGATCGCGATCCGCACCTGCGCGTTGAGAGCCTTGCCGATCTCCTCGGGGTCGACGTTCTTCATCTCCGCGACCCATACCCAGCGGGTCGACCTTCCGACGGCCACGGATAGTGACTGCTCGCCCCGCGCCGCCTCGACCAATGCCTTCGCGGCCTGGTCCAGCGCGGCTGCGGCGTCTTCGGGATCTTCGCTCCAAATGATGGCAGCGGTGTGTGCTCCGTCGAAGCGATAGCCCAACTGCGTTTCGAGTTGCGCTTTGCTGATGTCGGCACCATCGAGGATCAGTTGCACGAGCTCCCGATGTTCGAGGCCCTCGCCGTGCGCCAGCCGGGCGTATTCGGACTCGAACCGCATCTGCGCGGCGGTGCAGGCGAGGGTCCCGTCGACGAACTGGCTCACCAGGCGGAAAGGCAGGTCCAGCAACTCGCGCAGTTCTTGCGGATCCGACGTCAGCTCGAAGGCGATCTCAGTCCACCGGTGCCATGCCAGATTCTGGGCGACGCGGTAGATCTCCAGCGCTGACGTGTCCAACCCACGACGCACCAACTCCCGCGCCATCCGTACGCTCTCGGCGCCCAGGTACGGCGGCACGGGAGTGCCGGGATTCTGCAGCATGGCAGAGGCGAAGTAGGCCAAATTGGCCCGGTTGGCGCGCAGAACCACAGTCGCCAGCTCCGGATCCGCGGCGACCGGCGGCAGCGACCTGAGCGTGGCCTGGTCGACCTCGCGGAGCCACTCGCGGCTGGAGCTGAGAGCTACCCGCGCGCCATCGCGGATCAGCTCCTGAACCCTCGGAGAGGGTTGCCCCCAAATCACATACAAAATCGTATTGAAATTCTGTGGCGCTCACCTGCGGATTGGCGGATATTCGGGTGGTCTGCGGGGGTGCGGCCTAATTGCCGCCTTTGCCTCCCTGAGCGCCGGTGCCACCGGCGCCGCCGGTTCCGCCGGTGGCACCGACCGCTGCGGTGCCGTTGGTGCCGGGGTTGGCGGGTCCGCCGGTACCCCCGGCCCCGCCGTCGGCGCCACTGCCGCCATCGCCGCCATCACCGCTGCTGCCGCCGGCGCCACCGGAACCGCCAGTGCCACCGATGGCGCTGCCACCGTCACCACCGGTGCCACCCTGGCCGCCGGTGCCGCCCACAGCGCCGGGATAGCCGGATCCGAGCGCGGCGTTGCCACCGTCACCGCCGTCACCGCCGTCACCGGCGTTGCCACCCACCCCACCGGTGGCCCCGGCGTTGGCCGCACTGCCACCCACCCCGCCCCGGCCACCGGCGCCCCCGGTCCCACCGGCACCGGGGGCGATGCTGACGACGCCCTGGACGGCGCCCGGATTGCCACTGCCCCCGGAGCCGCCGTTACCACCGCTGCCCGCAGCTCCTCCGGTGTTGCTCACCGTGCCGCCCGTGCTGGCCCCACCGGCCCCGCCGTTACCGCCGGCCCCGCCTTTGCCGCCGGCCGGCGAGGTGGAGAACGTGGAAGTCAAGTCCCCGCCGTGCCCGCCGTTGCCGCCGTTGCCGCCTTCGCCGCCTCGTTCCACGGCATCGCCGATGCCGCCGGCCCCACCAGCACCGCCGTTGCCGCCCACCCCACCGGAGAGGCCGGAGTTCGTCGCCAGGTTGACTTTGTCCGCCGCGGCGTTGCCGCCATTGCCGCCGGTACCGCCCGCACCGCCCGGCCCGCCCACCGGGCTGACCGTGCCACCGGTACCGGCCGTCCCAGCATTACCGCCGTTGCCGGCGTTACCGCCGGCCCCGCCATAGCCCGCGGTGCCAAACCCGTTGCCCCCGTCACCGCCGTCGCCCCCGGCCCCGCCGGCTCCGCTGGCTCCACCGGTTCCGGTAACGCTGCCGGCATTACCGCCATTGCCACCAGCCCCGCCGGCCCCGCCGCGCCCGCCCGCGTCACCCGCGGCGCTGACGGTGGCGTTGTTGCCGTCGGCGCCGCTGCCGCCCGCACCCCCGGCCCCGCCCGCCCCACCGTCACCGGCGGTGCTACCGACACCGGCCCGACCGCCGTTACCGCCCGTGCCGCCGTCACCGCCGTTGGGCGCGCTCAGGCCCCCGGTCCCGGTGTCGGTGCCGCCGTCACCACCGCTGCCGGCGTTCCCACCGGCCCCGCCATGACCGCCGGCACTCAGGGGGCCGGTGGCATTGCCACCATTGCCGCCCGCCCCGCCGTTGCCGCCGTTGTCACCGGATGTACCGGCAGCACCGGTGTTGCCGTTGGCGCCGTTTCCGCCGTTGCCGCCGTCGCCGCCGATCCCGCCGTTGCCGCGACCGCCGATGCCGGTGCCGTACCCGCCGGCGTAACCGCCGTTGCCGCCCTTGCCGCCGTTGGGAGCCGTGGTGCCCCCGGTCCCGGTGTCGGTACCGCCGTTACCGCCGCTGCCGCCGCTGCCGCCGTTGCCGGCGTTGCCGCCTTTGCCGTTGTCCCCGGTGGCGCTGCCGCCGTCGCCGCCGTTGCCGCCACCGCCACCGGCCATGCCGGCCTTGCCCGCGGCGCCGTTGGCGCCGTCGGCGCCGTTACCGCCATTGCCACCGTTGCCTCCGACGGCGCCGCCAGCCGAGACGGCACCGGCCGAAGCGGCACCGACGCTCCCGGCGTTGCCGCCCTTACCGCCGTCGCCGCCGTTGGGTGCCACAGTGGCGGTTGCGGTGGGAGCCCCTCCGTTGCCGCCGTTGCCACCGTTGCCGCCGTTACCGGCATTTCCGCTGACTCCGTTGGTCCCACTGGCATTGCCGCCAGCGCCGCCCTTGCCCCCGACGCCGCCGGTCACGCCATTGGCCCCGCTGCCGCCGTTGCGGCCGGACGCGCCGTTGCCACCGGCGCCGCCGTCCCCGCCGATTCCGCCGCTACCCGCGGTATCGCCGGAGCCGACCAGGCCGGCGTTCCCACCCCGCCCGCCGTCGCCGCCGCTCGCGGCCGTGGACAAGCCGGCCGGGGTGCTGGCTCCACCGTCGCCGCCGCGGCCACCCGCCCCACCGTTGCCGGCGTTGCCTCCGACACCGCCCTTGCTCAATCCGGCGCCGCCGCTGCCGCCGTCGCCGCCGCGACCGCCGGTCAAGCCATTGGTG
It contains:
- a CDS encoding SDR family oxidoreductase, with the protein product MDLHLAGKTAVVTGASKGIGLAITKALVGAGAYVVAGSRTPGKDLLAMEEAGQVTYVSVDLSRPDGAQELIAAAARRGGIDILVNNVGGATPRPAGFVGITDEDWQASWDLNMMAVVRPTRAALPEIHRRGGGSIVIIGSINAYYPGAVTYDYCATKAAVTNLAKALSKELGPLNIRVNSISPGLVLTEKWTEGGLAEGLAEANGELADDVLANILEDTPTGRFTTPQQIADLVLFLASERAGNISGSDYRIDGGFVPTL
- the ligD gene encoding non-homologous end-joining DNA ligase; translated protein: MAAAAEELDIDGIAVRVTNRDKVYFPKLGSNGTKGRLIDYYAAVSQGPMLAPLRDRPTHLQRFPDGIDGEEIYQKRVPKHHPDYLQTCRVTFPSGRTADALMVTQPAAIVWAAQMGTVTLHPWQVRCPDTEHPDELRIDLDPQPGTGFEDARTVAVEVLRPLLAELGLTGYVKTSGGRGVHVYLRIATDWDFIAVRRAGIALAREVERRAPERVTTSWWKEERGERIFIDFNQNARDRTMASPYSVRRTPIATVSMPLSWDELAAADPDDYTMATVPDLVARRDDPWAGMDDDAQSIAVLLEMVEADEERGLGDMPYPPNYPKMPGEPKRVQPSRDTDRKK
- a CDS encoding ATP-dependent DNA ligase produces the protein MDLPVMPPISPMLAKSIKGIPPDASYEPKWDGFRSICFRDGVGVELGSRNERPLTRYFPELVAAAQAELPPRCVIDGEIVIATARGLDFEALQQRIHPADSRVRMLAEQTPAAFIAFDLLALGDDDYTRRPFSERRAALAGALADSGPSFHVTPATTDRAVAQRWFAEFEGAGLDGVIAKPLTVTYQPDKRVMFKVKHERTADCVVAGYRVHKSGGDAVGSLLLGLYQDDGQLASVGVIGAFPMAERRRLFGDLQALVTSFDEHPWNWAAHESGERTPRKNEGSRWNAGKDLSFVPLRPERVVEVRYDHMEGARFRHTAQFNRWRPDRDPRSCTYEQLEQPLTFSLGDIVPGLGEK
- a CDS encoding TetR-like C-terminal domain-containing protein, whose protein sequence is MRPSQRPDVSPASIPADLRARVMPAVLDELARWGVERFSVEAMAERHRLDVAAIYHYWGNRQQLIVDAAVRDADVFRSALDTGSLRGDLLALARTLAADVNTPIGRTFHRVMVMDSRAGHHDGETRMMFWQRRFSVLRSVIDRARERGELRDGVHTVAAIQIVTAPIYVRSLYMEDPVDDGYCVAIADLAWHALRKQ
- a CDS encoding PucR family transcriptional regulator, yielding MIWGQPSPRVQELIRDGARVALSSSREWLREVDQATLRSLPPVAADPELATVVLRANRANLAYFASAMLQNPGTPVPPYLGAESVRMARELVRRGLDTSALEIYRVAQNLAWHRWTEIAFELTSDPQELRELLDLPFRLVSQFVDGTLACTAAQMRFESEYARLAHGEGLEHRELVQLILDGADISKAQLETQLGYRFDGAHTAAIIWSEDPEDAAAALDQAAKALVEAARGEQSLSVAVGRSTRWVWVAEMKNVDPEEIGKALNAQVRIAIGSTAPGIDGFARSHRDAVTTQRLALRLLSRRRVAQFAELQLVGLVTENASGATAFIENTLGEFASASPAMHATVLTYINSGCNASRAAKSLHTHRNTLLHRLEAAQQLLPRPLEQNLVAVAVALQTLRWRGPEFDEPTQAPAGE